A part of Thermus sp. LT1-2-5 genomic DNA contains:
- a CDS encoding ADP-ribosylation factor-like protein gives MSTINFANREINFKIVYYGPGLSGKTTNLKWIYGKIPEGRKGEMVSLATEDERTLFFDFLPLDLGEVKGFKTRFHLYTVPGQVFYNASRKLILRGVDGIVFVADSAPNRLRANAESMRNMRENLAEYGLKVEDLPVVLQVNKRDLPDALPVEMVQAVVDPEKRFPVFEAVATEGKGVFETLKEVSRLVLARVGSGA, from the coding sequence ATGAGCACCATCAACTTCGCCAACCGCGAGATCAACTTCAAGATCGTCTACTACGGCCCCGGTCTTTCGGGCAAAACCACCAACCTCAAGTGGATTTACGGCAAGATCCCGGAAGGCCGGAAGGGGGAGATGGTTTCCCTAGCCACCGAGGACGAGCGGACGCTTTTCTTTGACTTTCTCCCTCTGGACTTAGGGGAGGTAAAAGGCTTTAAAACCCGCTTCCACCTCTACACGGTACCAGGGCAGGTCTTCTACAACGCAAGCCGAAAACTCATCCTCCGGGGCGTGGACGGCATCGTCTTCGTGGCTGACTCCGCCCCAAACCGTCTCCGGGCCAACGCCGAGAGCATGCGCAACATGCGGGAAAATCTGGCAGAATACGGCCTCAAGGTAGAAGACCTCCCCGTGGTCCTTCAGGTAAACAAGCGCGACCTCCCCGACGCCCTCCCCGTGGAGATGGTGCAAGCGGTGGTGGACCCAGAGAAACGCTTTCCCGTGTTTGAAGCGGTGGCCACCGAAGGAAAAGGGGTCTTTGAAACCCTCAAGGAGGTGAGCCGCCTAGTCCTGGCCCGGGTGGGAAGCGGGGCCTAA
- a CDS encoding roadblock/LC7 domain-containing protein, which translates to MVEPSLVLYGGPYERAMGVLEETLRETGARYALFIDRKGFVLSHKEALWAPKPPPLDSLATLVAGNAAATQALAKLLGEARFQEVVHQGERMGLYVDEAGEHALLVLVFDENAPLGKVKLYGKRAAEALAKLAEEALANPPKLSLDTQYREEAKALLDELFGN; encoded by the coding sequence ATGGTGGAACCTTCCTTGGTCCTCTACGGAGGCCCTTACGAGCGGGCCATGGGCGTCCTGGAGGAAACCCTACGGGAAACCGGGGCCCGCTACGCCCTCTTCATTGACCGAAAAGGCTTTGTTCTATCCCACAAGGAGGCCCTCTGGGCCCCCAAGCCCCCGCCTTTAGACTCCCTAGCTACCCTGGTGGCGGGCAACGCCGCCGCCACCCAGGCCCTGGCCAAGCTCCTGGGCGAGGCCCGCTTCCAAGAGGTGGTCCACCAGGGGGAGCGCATGGGCCTCTACGTGGACGAGGCTGGGGAACACGCCCTTTTGGTCCTGGTCTTCGACGAGAATGCCCCCTTGGGCAAGGTGAAGCTGTACGGCAAACGGGCGGCGGAGGCCCTGGCCAAGCTCGCCGAGGAGGCCCTGGCCAACCCCCCCAAGCTCAGCCTGGACACCCAGTACCGCGAGGAAGCCAAGGCCCTGTTGGACGAGCTTTTCGGCAACTAG
- a CDS encoding M20/M25/M40 family metallo-hydrolase, with the protein MRPFLEEARALLAELVALPTVSAEGKALAEGAEKVAEYFRGLGLEAELHEGYGPPVVYAQGGEGEKTLLFYNHYDVQPPDPLELWENDPFTLVEREGAWYGRGTHDDKGELVARLMALKLFREKHGFLPRVKFVVEGEEEVGSPHLEAYVAAHAPRLQADAILWEAGGVDAKGRPYLYAGLKGIVALELRVRTAAFDLHSSYGAVVENPIYRLSRALASLRDEEGRVLIPGFYAKVRPLTPLELEVLAEIPDESEALKEAFSVRDFLGGARNLEFNQRLYAEPCVNLNGFHSGYGGPGSKTVLPAEAYAKLDFRLVPDQDPEEVPSLLQRHLEAQGFHDVEVRVLEKGERPARSDLAHPFVGLARQALEEAFGQKAVLYPNMAGSGPMYPFLHHLKAPAVGLGVGYPGSRVHSPNEHIRILDFERGTLAILRLMERFFGIL; encoded by the coding sequence ATGAGGCCTTTTTTGGAAGAGGCAAGGGCGCTTCTTGCGGAGCTGGTGGCCCTGCCCACGGTGAGCGCCGAGGGTAAGGCCTTGGCTGAAGGGGCGGAAAAGGTGGCGGAGTACTTCCGGGGTCTAGGTTTGGAGGCGGAGCTCCACGAGGGGTATGGGCCCCCTGTGGTCTACGCCCAGGGTGGGGAGGGGGAGAAGACCCTTCTTTTTTATAACCACTACGATGTCCAGCCCCCGGATCCCTTGGAGCTTTGGGAAAACGACCCCTTTACCCTGGTGGAGCGGGAGGGGGCCTGGTACGGGCGGGGCACCCACGACGACAAGGGGGAGCTGGTGGCCAGGCTCATGGCCCTCAAGCTTTTCCGGGAGAAGCACGGGTTTTTGCCCCGGGTGAAGTTCGTGGTGGAGGGGGAGGAGGAGGTGGGGAGCCCCCACCTCGAGGCCTACGTGGCGGCCCACGCTCCCCGCCTCCAGGCGGACGCCATCCTCTGGGAGGCGGGCGGGGTGGATGCGAAGGGGAGGCCCTACCTCTACGCCGGCCTCAAGGGGATCGTGGCCCTGGAATTGCGGGTGCGCACGGCGGCCTTTGACCTCCACTCCTCCTACGGGGCGGTGGTGGAAAACCCCATCTACCGCCTAAGCCGGGCCCTGGCCTCCCTGAGGGACGAGGAGGGCAGGGTTTTAATCCCGGGCTTCTACGCCAAGGTGCGGCCCCTCACGCCCTTAGAGCTGGAGGTCTTGGCGGAGATCCCCGACGAAAGCGAAGCGCTAAAGGAGGCTTTCAGCGTACGGGACTTCCTGGGTGGGGCGAGGAACCTGGAGTTTAACCAAAGGCTTTACGCCGAGCCCTGCGTGAACCTCAACGGCTTCCATTCGGGCTACGGGGGGCCTGGGTCCAAGACCGTGCTTCCGGCGGAGGCCTACGCCAAGCTGGACTTCCGCCTGGTGCCGGACCAGGACCCCGAGGAGGTGCCCTCGCTCCTTCAGCGCCACCTCGAGGCCCAAGGCTTCCACGACGTGGAGGTGAGGGTCCTGGAGAAGGGGGAGCGCCCGGCCCGCTCCGACCTGGCCCACCCCTTCGTGGGCCTGGCGCGGCAGGCCTTGGAGGAAGCCTTCGGCCAGAAGGCGGTCCTCTACCCCAACATGGCGGGCTCGGGGCCCATGTACCCCTTCCTCCACCACCTGAAGGCCCCGGCGGTGGGCCTGGGGGTGGGCTACCCGGGGAGCCGCGTGCATAGCCCCAACGAGCACATCCGCATCCTTGACTTTGAGCGGGGTACCCTGGCCATTCTGCGCCTGATGGAGCGCTTTTTCGGTATCCTCTGA
- the speB gene encoding agmatinase, producing MRLVFGEQDTPYEAARVVVLPVPYDLSLSFLPGARRGPEAILLASRELEPFLLELGVAPEEAGIHAAEPVPWVAGSAEASHRLIREAALAHLGAGKFLVALGGDHSITHPLVMAHREALGEFSLLHIDAHADLYPEWQGSVYSHASPLYRLLQEGFPLVQVGIRAMDQDSLRLARERGVGLFPAHRLHKEGLPLKEILAALGKRVYITFDFDALDPAVMPSVGTPLPGGLTYRQAVDLLQAVFAEKEVVGMDFVELSPNGQFHAEMTAAQLVYHAIGLKALQAGWLVPEGEHS from the coding sequence ATGCGCCTCGTCTTTGGCGAACAGGACACCCCTTACGAGGCGGCGCGGGTGGTGGTCTTGCCCGTGCCCTACGACCTTTCCCTTTCCTTCCTCCCCGGCGCCCGGCGGGGCCCGGAGGCCATCCTCCTGGCGAGCCGGGAGCTGGAGCCCTTTCTCCTGGAGCTCGGCGTCGCCCCCGAGGAGGCGGGGATCCACGCCGCCGAGCCCGTGCCCTGGGTGGCGGGAAGCGCCGAGGCCAGCCACCGCCTGATCCGGGAGGCGGCCCTGGCCCACCTGGGGGCGGGGAAGTTCCTGGTGGCCCTCGGGGGGGACCACTCCATCACCCATCCCTTGGTCATGGCTCACCGGGAGGCCTTGGGGGAGTTTTCCCTCCTGCACATCGACGCCCACGCCGACCTCTACCCAGAGTGGCAGGGCTCGGTCTACTCCCACGCCTCCCCCTTGTACCGCCTCCTTCAGGAGGGGTTTCCCCTGGTCCAGGTGGGCATTCGGGCCATGGACCAAGACTCCTTGCGCCTGGCGCGGGAGCGGGGCGTGGGCCTTTTCCCCGCCCATCGGCTTCACAAGGAGGGGCTTCCCCTAAAGGAGATCCTGGCCGCCTTGGGAAAGCGGGTCTACATCACCTTTGACTTTGACGCCCTGGACCCTGCAGTGATGCCCAGCGTGGGCACTCCCTTGCCGGGGGGGCTTACCTACCGCCAGGCGGTGGATCTCCTGCAAGCGGTCTTTGCCGAGAAGGAGGTGGTGGGCATGGACTTCGTGGAGCTCTCCCCCAACGGCCAGTTCCACGCCGAGATGACCGCAGCCCAGCTCGTCTACCACGCCATCGGCCTGAAGGCGCTCCAGGCTGGGTGGCTTGTCCCGGAAGGGGAGCACAGTTAG
- a CDS encoding alpha/beta fold hydrolase has product MRLGLFLFFLVPALAQVLTLPELRARTYGEGGFRVERVLEEGARFTRVQFSHLSDGLRVHGFANLPRGQGPFPVVVVLHGYVEPSRYRLLAYTARYADWLAQAGFLVLHPNYRGHPPSEGAPARGLRHAYAVDVLNLLAEVRRGAFPQADASRIALFGHSMGGGIAQVVSLVDPTLKGAVLYGSMSGDERQNLERILMWSGGARGRELYTLAPEVLRQASPWTYLAELAVPYSVHHGLQDAQVPPEWSWELCRRLKALGKPVECFSYPGGHLFQGEVDRRFRERALAFLRRVLR; this is encoded by the coding sequence ATGCGCCTCGGCCTCTTTCTTTTCTTCCTTGTCCCCGCCCTGGCCCAGGTCCTCACCCTTCCCGAGCTTCGGGCCCGGACCTATGGGGAGGGGGGCTTTCGGGTGGAGCGGGTCCTGGAGGAGGGGGCCCGTTTCACCCGGGTGCAGTTTTCCCACCTTTCGGACGGCCTTAGGGTCCACGGCTTCGCCAACCTCCCCAGGGGCCAGGGGCCTTTCCCGGTGGTGGTGGTCCTCCACGGCTACGTGGAGCCGAGCCGCTACCGCCTCCTGGCCTACACCGCCCGGTACGCCGACTGGCTGGCCCAAGCGGGCTTTTTGGTCCTCCACCCCAACTACCGGGGCCACCCTCCTTCGGAAGGCGCCCCGGCCCGGGGGCTTCGCCACGCCTACGCCGTGGACGTTTTGAACCTTCTGGCCGAGGTGCGCCGGGGGGCTTTTCCCCAGGCTGATGCCTCCCGCATCGCCCTCTTCGGCCACTCCATGGGCGGGGGCATCGCCCAGGTGGTGAGCCTGGTGGACCCCACGCTTAAGGGGGCGGTCCTCTACGGGAGCATGAGCGGGGACGAGCGGCAGAACCTGGAACGGATCCTGATGTGGTCCGGGGGCGCGCGGGGTCGGGAGCTCTATACCCTTGCCCCCGAGGTCTTGCGCCAGGCTTCCCCCTGGACCTACCTGGCGGAACTGGCCGTGCCCTACAGCGTCCACCACGGGCTACAGGACGCCCAGGTGCCTCCGGAGTGGTCGTGGGAGCTTTGCCGCAGGCTTAAGGCCCTGGGCAAGCCCGTGGAGTGCTTTAGTTACCCGGGAGGGCACCTCTTCCAAGGGGAGGTGGACCGCCGCTTCCGGGAACGGGCCTTAGCCTTCTTAAGGCGGGTCCTGCGCTAG
- a CDS encoding quinate 5-dehydrogenase, translating to MAKRVVSVSLGSSRRDSVAEVELLGEKVVLERRGTDGDLEKAVALIRELDGQVDAIGLGGIDLYLVAGGRRYVIKDAKRLKEAARKTPVVDGSGLKHTLERRAVRELAPLIDWEHTKVLLPSAVDRFGLAEALWEAGAKVLYGDFIFALGLPIPLYSLSFLQKLAYLLLPLLTQLPFHLLYPMGKEQEGRRVDWRSRYYRWADLVAGDWHYIRRHMPEDMRGKTVLTNTTTLEDLEFLRARGVKRLITTTPRMNGRSFGTNVMEALLVALAGRELTETDYLRYIDLLGLKPQVLELEEER from the coding sequence GTGGCCAAGCGCGTGGTATCCGTTTCCCTGGGCTCGAGCCGCCGCGACTCCGTGGCGGAGGTGGAGCTTCTGGGGGAGAAGGTGGTCCTGGAGAGGCGGGGGACGGACGGGGACTTGGAGAAGGCTGTGGCCCTGATCCGGGAACTGGACGGCCAGGTGGACGCCATCGGCCTCGGGGGGATTGACCTCTATTTGGTGGCCGGGGGCAGGCGCTACGTCATCAAGGACGCCAAGCGCCTCAAGGAGGCGGCGCGAAAGACGCCGGTGGTGGACGGCTCGGGGCTCAAGCACACCCTGGAGCGACGGGCGGTGCGGGAGCTCGCCCCCCTAATAGACTGGGAACATACCAAAGTACTCCTCCCCTCCGCCGTGGACCGCTTCGGGCTGGCGGAGGCCCTTTGGGAGGCGGGGGCTAAGGTCCTCTACGGCGACTTCATCTTCGCCCTGGGCCTACCCATTCCCCTCTATAGCCTTTCCTTTTTGCAAAAGCTTGCTTACCTCCTCCTTCCCCTCCTCACCCAGCTTCCCTTCCACCTCCTTTACCCCATGGGAAAGGAACAGGAGGGGCGGAGGGTGGACTGGCGAAGCCGCTACTACCGCTGGGCTGACCTGGTGGCCGGGGACTGGCACTACATCCGCCGCCACATGCCCGAGGACATGCGGGGGAAGACGGTGCTCACCAACACCACTACCCTCGAGGACCTGGAGTTCCTAAGGGCGCGGGGCGTGAAGCGCCTCATCACCACCACTCCCCGCATGAACGGCCGGAGTTTTGGCACCAACGTCATGGAGGCCCTTCTGGTGGCCCTGGCTGGGCGGGAGCTCACCGAGACCGACTACCTCCGGTATATTGACCTCTTAGGGCTTAAGCCCCAGGTGTTGGAACTAGAGGAGGAAAGATGA
- the efp gene encoding elongation factor P, whose product MISVTDLRPGTKVKMEGGLFECVEYQHQKIGRGGAKVIAKFKNLETGATIERTFNSGEKLEDIYVETRELQYLYPEGDELVFMDLETYEQFHVPKDRVEAARFLKEGMTVLGDMYEGRPLKITPPTVVELKVVDTPPGVRGDTVSGGSKPATLETGAVVQVPLFVEPGEVIKVDTRTGEYVGRA is encoded by the coding sequence ATGATCAGCGTGACCGACCTGCGACCCGGAACCAAGGTGAAGATGGAGGGTGGCCTCTTCGAGTGCGTGGAGTACCAGCACCAGAAGATTGGCCGTGGCGGGGCCAAGGTGATCGCCAAGTTCAAGAACCTGGAAACCGGTGCCACCATCGAGCGCACCTTCAACTCGGGGGAGAAGCTGGAAGACATCTACGTGGAAACCCGCGAGCTCCAGTACCTCTACCCCGAGGGGGACGAGCTCGTCTTCATGGACCTAGAAACCTACGAGCAGTTCCACGTGCCTAAGGATCGGGTGGAGGCGGCCCGCTTCCTCAAAGAAGGCATGACCGTCCTAGGGGACATGTACGAGGGTCGCCCCCTGAAGATCACCCCGCCCACGGTGGTGGAGCTCAAGGTGGTGGACACGCCTCCTGGGGTGCGGGGGGACACGGTTTCCGGAGGGTCTAAGCCCGCCACCTTGGAAACCGGGGCGGTGGTGCAGGTGCCCCTGTTTGTAGAGCCGGGGGAGGTGATCAAGGTGGATACGCGCACAGGCGAGTACGTGGGCCGGGCCTGA
- the accB gene encoding acetyl-CoA carboxylase biotin carboxyl carrier protein — protein sequence MTPKELKQILQALVEHGVSELTLETPDYKLTVRRGGEVQVVAVPAPAPAPALAPVPQAEVAAPPPPPASAPAEALTAPPKEDECAGCVEVRAPIVGTFYRAPAPDAPPYVKEGDRVEKGQVLCIIEAMKLMNEIESEVSGIVRKILVQNGEPVEYGQPLFLIQPV from the coding sequence ATGACGCCCAAGGAGCTCAAGCAGATCCTGCAGGCTTTGGTGGAACACGGGGTGAGCGAGCTCACCCTGGAAACCCCCGATTACAAGCTCACCGTGCGGCGCGGGGGGGAGGTACAGGTGGTGGCGGTGCCGGCCCCAGCGCCGGCCCCAGCCTTGGCCCCCGTACCCCAGGCAGAGGTTGCCGCACCTCCCCCGCCTCCCGCCTCCGCCCCGGCGGAAGCGCTTACGGCGCCTCCCAAGGAGGACGAATGCGCCGGGTGCGTGGAGGTCCGCGCCCCCATCGTGGGCACCTTCTACCGGGCCCCGGCCCCCGACGCCCCGCCTTACGTGAAGGAAGGGGACCGGGTGGAGAAGGGCCAGGTCCTCTGCATCATCGAGGCCATGAAGCTCATGAACGAGATCGAGTCTGAGGTTTCCGGGATCGTGAGGAAGATCCTGGTGCAAAACGGGGAGCCCGTGGAGTACGGCCAACCCCTCTTCCTCATCCAGCCGGTATGA
- the accC gene encoding acetyl-CoA carboxylase biotin carboxylase subunit → MKKVLIANRGEIALRIIRAAKELGIKTVVAHSTADEKSLPVLLADEAICIGPPPSGQSYLNIPNLLSAAIVTGADAIHPGYGFLAENATFAEMCREHGITFIGPTPENMRALGDKATARKVAREAGVPTVPGTDEVGSVEEAKRAALEIGYPVILKASAGGGGRGMRVVHTEEELERAVQQAQEEARAAFGNPAVYLEKYIEEPKHIEIQVLGDGERVVHLWERDCSIQRRHQKLLEEAPSILPYETRKAIAEAAVRLAAHVGYVSAGTLEFLVDKEGNFYFIEMNTRIQVEHPVTEMITGIDLVQAQFRIAQGEKLWLKQEEIEVRGHAIEVRVNAEDPERGFRPSIGKVETLLFPGGPGIRVDSHLYAGYQIPPHYDSLIAKIIAWAPTREEAIRRMERALSETVIEGPGLKTTIPFHQKVLQNAFFRRGAVYTNFVARRMEM, encoded by the coding sequence ATGAAAAAGGTCCTCATCGCCAACCGGGGCGAGATCGCCTTAAGGATCATCCGGGCCGCCAAGGAGCTCGGCATCAAGACGGTGGTGGCCCATTCCACCGCGGACGAGAAGAGCCTGCCCGTTCTCCTGGCGGACGAGGCCATCTGCATTGGCCCGCCCCCCTCGGGCCAGAGCTATTTGAACATCCCCAACCTCCTCTCCGCCGCCATCGTGACCGGGGCAGACGCCATCCACCCGGGCTACGGCTTTCTGGCGGAAAACGCCACCTTCGCCGAGATGTGCCGGGAGCACGGCATCACCTTCATCGGCCCCACCCCGGAGAACATGCGGGCCCTGGGAGACAAGGCCACGGCCCGCAAGGTGGCCCGGGAGGCGGGGGTGCCCACGGTGCCCGGTACCGACGAGGTGGGGAGCGTGGAGGAGGCCAAGCGGGCGGCCCTGGAGATCGGCTACCCCGTGATCCTTAAAGCCTCCGCCGGGGGGGGCGGCCGGGGGATGCGGGTGGTGCACACGGAGGAGGAGCTGGAGCGGGCGGTGCAGCAGGCCCAGGAGGAGGCCCGGGCCGCCTTCGGCAACCCAGCGGTCTACCTGGAGAAGTACATTGAGGAGCCCAAGCACATCGAGATCCAGGTCCTGGGGGACGGGGAGCGGGTGGTCCACCTTTGGGAGCGGGACTGCTCCATCCAGCGCCGCCACCAGAAGCTCCTGGAGGAGGCCCCAAGCATCCTGCCCTACGAGACCCGCAAGGCCATCGCCGAGGCGGCGGTGCGCCTGGCGGCCCACGTGGGCTACGTGTCCGCGGGTACCCTAGAGTTCTTGGTGGACAAGGAGGGGAACTTCTACTTCATCGAGATGAACACCCGCATCCAGGTGGAGCACCCCGTCACGGAGATGATCACGGGGATAGACCTGGTCCAGGCCCAGTTCCGCATCGCCCAGGGGGAGAAGCTTTGGCTTAAGCAGGAGGAGATCGAGGTCCGCGGGCACGCCATCGAGGTGCGGGTGAACGCCGAGGACCCGGAGAGGGGCTTTAGGCCCTCCATCGGCAAGGTGGAAACCCTCCTCTTTCCCGGGGGGCCTGGCATCCGGGTGGACAGCCACCTCTACGCCGGCTACCAGATCCCGCCCCATTACGACAGCCTCATCGCCAAGATCATCGCTTGGGCTCCCACCCGGGAGGAGGCCATCCGCCGCATGGAACGGGCCCTTTCCGAGACGGTCATCGAGGGCCCTGGCCTCAAGACCACCATCCCCTTCCACCAAAAGGTGCTGCAAAACGCCTTCTTCCGCCGCGGGGCGGTCTACACCAACTTCGTGGCCCGGCGCATGGAGATGTAG
- a CDS encoding Asp23/Gls24 family envelope stress response protein, translating into MVEYEISDHALEALVLHALEGLEGVRPWEAAPRSLGEVFRRAKPVRVERTPEGLVVDLVLSVDYGLAIPELAQSVQKAVAEALFLATGEAVKAVNLTVAQVEYRKEVHA; encoded by the coding sequence ATGGTGGAGTACGAGATCAGCGACCATGCCCTCGAGGCCCTGGTCCTCCACGCCTTGGAGGGCCTGGAGGGGGTGCGGCCCTGGGAGGCCGCTCCCCGCTCCTTGGGGGAGGTCTTCCGGCGCGCCAAGCCGGTGAGGGTGGAAAGGACCCCGGAGGGGCTTGTGGTGGACCTGGTCCTTTCCGTGGACTACGGCCTGGCCATCCCCGAGCTGGCCCAGTCCGTGCAAAAAGCGGTGGCTGAGGCCCTTTTCCTGGCCACCGGGGAAGCGGTGAAGGCGGTGAACCTCACCGTGGCCCAGGTGGAGTACCGCAAGGAGGTCCATGCTTAG
- the nusB gene encoding transcription antitermination factor NusB, whose protein sequence is MLRRARELAMRALFAHTQGGVDLEEAFRHALEEMGGEDDPYGDALDEEGIAFAKRLLEGYKAHQEEVDRVLGETVEGWDFAQMSKTDLTVLRLATYEMLYEPTPFAPLIEVAVKIANRYGGEHSGAFVNGVLGRLYRRIQEGELKTVAKEA, encoded by the coding sequence ATGCTTAGGCGGGCGCGGGAGCTGGCCATGCGCGCCCTCTTCGCCCACACCCAAGGGGGCGTGGACCTGGAGGAGGCCTTCCGCCACGCCCTGGAGGAGATGGGTGGGGAGGACGACCCTTACGGCGACGCCCTGGACGAGGAGGGGATTGCCTTCGCCAAGCGGCTCCTAGAGGGGTACAAGGCCCACCAGGAGGAGGTGGACCGGGTCCTTGGGGAAACGGTGGAGGGTTGGGACTTTGCGCAGATGTCCAAGACCGACCTCACCGTGCTCCGCCTGGCCACCTACGAGATGCTGTACGAGCCCACCCCCTTCGCCCCCCTCATCGAGGTGGCGGTGAAGATCGCCAACCGCTACGGAGGGGAGCACTCCGGGGCCTTCGTCAACGGGGTGCTGGGCCGCCTGTACCGGCGGATCCAGGAGGGGGAGCTCAAGACCGTAGCCAAGGAGGCGTAG
- a CDS encoding tetrahydrofolate dehydrogenase/cyclohydrolase catalytic domain-containing protein, translating into MTLARTLSGHEVAEAVYAELRKKLATLSFVPSLRVIRLGEDPASVSYVRLKDKRARELGFQSQVEVYPEDFPEEALLARIAELNADEEVDGILVQLPLPRHIRTERVLEAIHPLKDVDGFHPMNVGRLWSGGEGLFPCTPLGILRLLRHYGVGLKGKEVVVLGRSNIVGKPLAGLLLREDATVTVAHSKTESLPEVTRRGEILVVAVGQAHLVRKEWVRPGAIVVDVGVNRVEGRLLGDVHPEVAEVAAALTPVPGGVGPMTVAMLMANTLKAALLRRHGASL; encoded by the coding sequence ATGACCCTGGCCCGTACGCTTTCCGGCCACGAGGTGGCAGAGGCGGTCTACGCCGAGCTCCGAAAGAAGCTCGCTACCCTTTCCTTCGTCCCCTCCTTGCGGGTGATCCGCTTGGGGGAGGACCCGGCCTCGGTGTCCTACGTGCGGCTCAAGGACAAGCGGGCCCGGGAGCTTGGGTTTCAGAGCCAGGTGGAGGTCTACCCCGAGGACTTCCCGGAGGAGGCCCTCCTGGCCCGCATCGCCGAGCTCAACGCCGACGAGGAGGTGGACGGGATCCTGGTCCAGCTCCCCCTGCCCCGCCATATCCGCACCGAACGGGTCCTCGAGGCTATCCACCCCTTGAAGGACGTGGACGGCTTCCACCCGATGAACGTGGGGCGGCTATGGAGTGGGGGGGAAGGGCTTTTCCCCTGCACCCCCCTGGGCATCCTCCGCCTCCTCCGGCACTACGGGGTGGGGCTAAAGGGCAAGGAGGTGGTGGTCCTAGGCCGCTCCAACATCGTGGGGAAGCCCTTGGCCGGGCTTCTTCTGCGGGAGGACGCCACGGTCACCGTGGCCCACTCCAAGACGGAAAGCCTCCCCGAGGTGACGCGCCGGGGGGAAATCCTGGTGGTGGCCGTGGGCCAGGCCCACCTGGTGCGCAAGGAATGGGTGCGCCCCGGGGCCATCGTGGTGGACGTGGGGGTGAACCGGGTGGAGGGGAGGCTCCTCGGGGACGTCCACCCCGAGGTGGCGGAGGTGGCCGCCGCCCTCACCCCCGTTCCCGGGGGGGTGGGCCCCATGACCGTGGCCATGCTCATGGCCAACACCCTGAAGGCAGCCCTTCTGAGGCGGCATGGAGCTTCTCTATAA
- a CDS encoding divergent PAP2 family protein, with protein sequence MELLYNQVFWTAILANFLAQTLKLFLYYLLEGRFQWERFLETGGMPSSHSATVSALAVAVGLEEGFGSSLFAVAAVFALIVMYDATGIRRAAGLHAQLLNQLVQELQKVLEKGPAPEPLKELLGHTYLEVLVGALLGALVAFLSYHFFPAA encoded by the coding sequence ATGGAGCTTCTCTATAACCAGGTTTTCTGGACCGCCATCCTGGCCAACTTCCTGGCCCAGACCCTGAAGCTCTTCCTCTACTACCTGCTGGAGGGCCGTTTCCAGTGGGAGCGCTTTTTGGAAACCGGGGGGATGCCCAGCTCCCACTCCGCCACGGTGAGCGCCTTGGCGGTGGCGGTGGGCCTGGAGGAGGGGTTTGGCAGCTCCCTTTTCGCCGTGGCCGCCGTCTTTGCCCTCATCGTCATGTACGACGCCACCGGCATCCGTCGCGCCGCCGGGCTCCACGCCCAGCTCCTGAACCAGTTGGTACAGGAGCTCCAGAAGGTGTTGGAAAAAGGCCCCGCCCCCGAGCCCTTGAAGGAGCTTTTGGGCCACACCTACCTCGAGGTCCTGGTGGGGGCCCTGCTGGGGGCCTTGGTGGCTTTTCTCAGCTATCACTTCTTCCCGGCGGCGTAA